The Syntrophorhabdaceae bacterium genome segment TGATGATTTTGGATATAAGAAAAGGCCTCCCAGTTCTGGACCAACTGCGGGGCCTTAGTGGGGCGGGACTTGGGCAGTCAGTTCGGGGTTTACACCCGTTCGTTGGGGGTTCGATACCCCTCCGCTCCACCATTCATTATAGAGCCATAACGGAGGCTTGTCAATGAATAAGTTATCGACTGAAAAACAGGAAATGGTTATCAAGGGGTTGGTCGAGGGGGCTTCGATCCGATCTATTGAGCGAATGACCGGAGTTCATCGAGACACAATTATGCGCCTTATGGTCAAGGTCGGGAAAAACTGTGAAAGGATCATGAACGAATCCATGCGTAGCCTGAAGTGCGAAAATATCCAGGTCGATGAGATATGGTGCTTTGTGGGTAAGAAACAACGCCACCTTACAATTGAGGACAACGAACAAGAAGTTGGAGATCAGTGGGTGTTTGTCGCCCTTGACTCAGACAGCAAGCTGATACCGTCCTATAGGGTAGGAAAACGCTCATATCAGAACACCCTCGCGTTCCTCAATGATCTTTCTGAAAGGCTTGATAACCGCGTTCAATTAAGTAGCGATTCATTTAAAGCGTACACGGATGCCGTTGATCAGTCCTTTGGCTCAAATGTCGATTACGGCCAGATAGTAAAATCGTATGAAGCGGAACCGATTGGCGCGGGTAGGTATAGCCCTCCCCACGTTGTTAGCGCCGAGAGAATGGTTATATCGGGTAATCCGTGGGTGCGCAACATATCTACATCCCACGTGGAGCGTCAAAACCTCACGATGCGTATGCAGATGAGGCGGTTCACCCGCTTAACCAACGCCTTCAGTAAGAAGCTCGAAAACTTGAAAGCGGCGGTTGCTCTGCACTTCGCACATTATAACTTTGTGCGGGTTCATGCATCATTACGAATGACGCCCGCAATGAAGGCGGGTATTACGGATCATATTTGGGAGGTGGGGGAATTGCTAATTTAGGGCTTGACAAAGAGGGGCTACGGGTATATCCTTGTCTTTGTAAGTCCTGAAGTATCGTGACGGTTTTTCAAAAGAAAACCCTCATAAGCATAGTGTAATCTATGCCGACTTCAGGCTTTTCCGTTTTTTCCATGAAAATTTATATCGATGAAAGCGGTGATTTAGGATGGAAATTCGATCTTCCGTTTAGGCATGGAGGTTCAAGCCGAAATTTAGCCCTAACTCTGCTTTTCTTGCCCGACATTCGTGATAATAAGCCAAGAAAAATAATTGCGGGGCTTTATTCAAAGTATGGGTGGGTTAAAGAGAAAAAAGCCTCTACAGCGAGCGCGCTTCAAAGGATTGAATTTTGCGAACTTGCCATAGCCCTACTTCATAAATATCCCGATATAAAGATTGACGTAATAATAGCCAACAAAACTAACGTACAGAGCCATATAAGAGAAGATGGCAACAAACTATATAATTACATGTGTGGGCTCGTGGTCCCTGACTATGTTGAACAAGAACCTATCGTTGAATGGATTCCAGATAAAAGAAGTATAAAGGTTACCAGTGGAAATTCTCTTGCTGATTATCTACAGATTAAACTATGGTTTGATTGCGCATATAAAACGAAGATTATTGACAATCCGAGAGAGAGCCACATTGATTATAATCTGCAATTCGTAGACTGGATTTCCCACTGTGTTTGGTTACACTTTGAGCATTCTGTATCAGACCCATTTGACATTCTTCAGTCCCACATCAGAATAAGGCGATTATTCTTTTAGCCTCAAATTAGGACACTACCCGAATGTGAGCAGGTTTTCTTCAACCTGCCGCTTATAGTCAGTGATGATGTTAAACACTCGGAAATAGAAAACCGTTTCTACGTATTAGGGCAGACAAACTCTGAGCGACTGTTGTTTCTGGTTTTTACGATTCGGAAAGACAAGGTGAGAGTCATTTCTGCAAGAGATATGAATAAGAAAGAAAGGAGGGTATATGAAACCTATACAGAAAATACCCCAATTTAAGACTGAGGATGAAGAAAGGAAGTTCTGGCTAAGCCACGATTCGACAGAATATGTTGATTGGAAGAAAACAAAAAAGGTCACTTTGGCTAATCTGAAACCCTCTGTTAAAACAATCTCTTTACGCCTTCCGGAGTCCATGCTTGAGGAATTGAAAGTGTTGGCCAACAAGCGCGATGTCCCATATCAGTCTCTTGTCAAGGTGTTCTTGTCTGATCGAATCGACCAGGAACTCACCGGTAAGCGAGCACACAGCAAATCTTTGCAGCGGATCGGCCATAAACCGGCATCTCGCTGATTTTTGTATTCTCCCGCATAAAGAAGGATCGGTATGTCCGTATACATGATCATTGATTCTAAGATAAAAGATCGCGACGTATACGCACAGTACATCGAACAGGTGGCACCCATCGTTGCGAAATATGGTGGACGGTATCACGTTCGCGGCGAGAACGTCCGAGCGCTTGGGACCTGGAAACCGGAGCGGATTATTATTCTTGAGTTCCCCACAGAAGACCATATCATGAAGTGGCTTGCTTCCCCGGAATATAAAGCAATTGCGCCTTTGCGGGAGGCCGGCGCGGACACTCAGGCCATTCTCGTAGATGGATACCCGGATCAATAATACCAATTCTAATTCTTGCATATAATAGAGCTTCCTCGTGGTCTGAAATCATCATGGAGGAGGCAACAGAGCTATATGAATGAAGGCGATTTGGTATTATTTCTTTTTGAACACAAGCCTTATGGGCGAGCCCGCAAAACCGAACTTTTCACGAAGAGAGTTTTCGAGGTACCGTTTGTAATGCTCCGGGATGAGCTTGGGAAAATTTGAAAAGAGGATAAACGTAGGGGGCGCGGTCTTTGCCTGACTCACATAGAAAACTTTAACCTGTTTTCCCTGTTGGAAGGAGATTGCCAGTCGGGCGAAGAACTCTTCAAAAGCCTTATTGAGCAAGGGCGTGGTGATCTTTCGAGTGAGTTGTTCGTAAACCTTGATGTCGGCGTCAAGAATTCTATCGATATTCTTGCCTGTTTTGGCGGATGTGAAGATGACCGGCGCAAACGAGGCATGGGGCATTCTCTGTTGGAGCATACTCTTATACTCGTTTTCCTTGGCGGCGCCGGCCACCAGGTCCCATTTATTGACGATGATGCAAAGACCCTTACCCCGCGAAACAATGAGATTAGTGATGCTGCCGTCCTGATGCCCTGGACCCTCTTCTGCGTCGATCACGAGATTTACAACATCGGCCCTCTCAATGCTTTTGATGGCGCTCGAAACAGAGAATTCCTCGACTTTCATGGAGATCTTGCTCTTTTTGCGGAGTCCTGCCGTATCGATGAGCAAAAGCTCTCTTTCCTTGAAAGTTATTTGCGAATCGATGGCATCTCTCGTGGTACCGGGCACCACGCTGACAATCATTCTGTCAGCTCCGAGGAGCCTGTTTGTAATGGAAGATTTGCCCGTGTTCGGCTTGCCCACAAGGGCGATCTTCAGCGTAGCTTCGGAAGCTTCATGCTCTACCCCGGCTGTTTCGCCCTGGTCCCGCGCCGTTTTAACCATGTCTTCGAGCATCTCATCGATCCCTATACCATGCTGTGCGCTCATGGGGTAGAATTTCTCCACGCCCAGTTCATAGAAATCGATCAGGTCCTGTTCCCTTTTCTTGGAGTCAACTTTGTTGATGGCGTAAAAAACGGGCTTTTGGCTCTTTCTTAAGATTTTCGCCACATCGCGATCTTCCGGGAGCATCCCCTCTTTTCCGTCGAGGACAAAGATGATCATGTCCGATTCATCGATGGATTTATGTATCTGAAGCTCTATGAGGGGCGAAAAGCCATCCTCTTTGGAGGGCTCAAAGCCGCCCGTGTCGATGAGCACGAATGCCTGTCTCAGATAGTCAAATTCGCTGTAATTGCGGTCCCGTGTCACCCCGGGCGTATCTTCCGTTATCGCCTTTTTGTATCCAAGGATGCGATTGAAGAGTGTCGATTTGCCCACGTTGGGCCTTCCCACTATGCTGACAATTCGTTTCATCGGCTACTCTTTATACTTGAGAAAGAGGCTCAATAGAAAGCCTATAAAAGGCAGGACGGTAATTGATTTCAGCGCGACCGGCACCCCATAACGATCGGCCACCAGGCCAAGAAGGGTAACCCCGATACCGCCCGCCCCGATGGCGAAACCGACCATAAGACCGGATGCGATGCCGAGCCTGTGGGGAAGCAGTTTCTGGGCCATGACCACAGTTACAGAAAAGGTCGAGATGAGTACCATTCCCTGCAAGCCGAGCGCCACAAAGATAAGATAACTCCGTTCAATAAACGGCACAAAGATAAGAGGCAGCGTGATCGTGGCGAGCGCCATGGAGATGACTAGAAAAAATTTGTGCCCCCATTTGTCGGCGAGAGGTGCGCCGATCAGTGTGCCGGCCGCTCCACAGATGAGATAGGTGGAAACGAGTTTGCCCGCAAACAGGGCATCGCCCTTCAGATGGCTGATGTAATAGAAAGGGATGTAAGCGGCAAGACCCATTTGCGTCCAGGACCTTACGACAACCGTGGCGATAATGAGGGAGAGCGACAGATAGGTGCCGGGCTCCGCCCTATGCGCCGAGGCTTGGACCTTAGCATGCTCCTCAACGGGGATGCTGATTGCCTTCCTGTATGCGAGGATGATAATCGTACAGGCAAGCGATGGCAAAATAATGACAGGCATCCATGAGAATCCCAGATACGTGATGATGCAAACCGCGAGAATAGGGCCGAGCGAAAACCCGATGTTTCCTCCAACGGAGAATATGGACATGCCGGTGGCAGGTTTTTCACCAGTGAAAAAGGAGGCCGTCTTGTATCCTTCTGGATGATAGGAGGCAATACCGAGGCCGCTTAACGCTACAAAAAGGAGCAGAAACGTATAGTGTATGGGAAGGGAAAGAAGCGAGAATCCGAATCCCGCGCAGAATAGACCCACGGGAAGCAATATGGCCTTTGTCTTTCTGTCGGAGTAATACCCGAAAATGGGTTGAAGCACTGAGGATGTGAGGTTGGCCATCATGAGGATAATACCGGCCGCGGCGTAGGAGATGGCGAGCCTCTCCTTGAGAAAGGGCAGTATGGTAGGCAGCGCCCCCTGATAGATATCTACGACAAGATGACCCAGGGAAAGGATCAAAAGGACTTTCAGGTCAAACTTCTTCATTTTCCACGATTCTCTTGAACTGAGAGAGTATTCTGTAGGTTGCCCCCCATATCCTGTCGCCATTAAATCGGATAGCGGCTACACTTTCGCTCACACCATTGTAGCCTGCCATCTCATATTCGGGTTTCGCCTGTTTAAGATAGGTATAAGGGAGATTTATGATATAGTCAACTTCCTGCCGGTTCGGGTGAAACTCGTAAGGGTAGGGTATAATCCCCACATAGGGCGCGATTACGAAGCCGGTTAACGTGTAAACATCGTCAAGCCTGCCGATGATTTCGACGTCGTGCCGTTTTACCCCTATCTCTTCACAGCACTCACGAAGCGCCGTTTTCATAGTATTCAGATCATTTTCTTCGTACATGCCGCCGGGGAAGGAGACCTCGCCCTTGTGAAATCTCACTGTTTCTGTCCTCTTGGTGAGAAGGAAGAATACTTCATTATCGTATTCGTATATGGGGATCACAACCCCCGCCAGGATTGTCCTGGGACATTCAACGACTTTCGCCTGATGCATGCTGAGACGTTCTCTGATATGGGAAATCATGCCCTATTGTACCGCGGCAGGCCTGTCAAATCAACCCAAAACAGGGTTGAGACAATGCGTTGCGCGAAAAGAGCGCGGGGAAAAACGATCGCTGGAATACGCTTAAGCGAACCGATGTAATCCTTCTTGCTCGTAACGATAATTTGACGCTTCTTGAGACCCGGTGTCAGAATATCAGCGAGCCTTCTCTCGGGTCCGGATATGTCTCGCTTCTCAAGACATTGTCTTGTAATACGATATGAATGTCTCGCGACGCCACCTGCCGGTAACACGCAATGCTATGATTATGCGTGTTCACGGAGCTCATTGCTTCGCGCTGTCGCGTCAGTCAATCCCTGTCAATGGCAAGGCGCTGATATTAGTTTATTAGATCTGAGTCAAGGTTGAACAGAAATAACAAACGTTTGCGAATCAGTACCTTCTCAGCATCGACAAGAATATCCGGCGCTTCCGACTTCTTAAGCCTTCCATATCGCTCAAAACTTTTTTCGAGCAGATAGAAGCATTGATTCAATGCTTGCCGAAGGGCGCCGTGACACTCCATACCTGTAATACTTGTTCTTTCTTGTTTCATACAGTATTTAACAAGCAAATCTCATGCCACGGCACGCGGGCCGTTCGGAAAAAAATGTTTTACTCTTTGATAGGTTTTGTGTAAAAATGAATAAAAGCAACAGGCACGACCACGATTAAACGTTGATTTGTCTTAAGGAGCGAATAGCATGAAAAGACAAAAAGTGAGCACTCCTGATTTCCGCGACAAATTGACGAGCGACATGATCTCGAAAGTAGAGAAGATATGCAAGGAACAGGGCCACAATGCAAACAGTGCCTCCGTGCAGCGGATGGTGGATGCAGCCATCGATAACTATGTTGAGGATTGGTACGAAGTCTCTCTCGAGGCAATGCAACTTATGGAAGGCGGGGCAGATTTCGTAACGGATGAACAAATCGATGACCCAGAGGTAATAAGAGAGGCGAAATTGAGGGTCATCAAGAGTATGTTCGATGACAGGCCCCCGGGAATTCACGAGCATATTGCCGAATCGGTCATCCAGGATATGGCAAGCGAGCCGCACTAACTAACGAGTCATAAGCTTAAAACCCCTTATCTTAGAGTAAAATCACTGCTTGTATAGAGCACCTCTGCCCCGCCCGCGTGAAACAGCTTAAGGCCCAAATGCGTGTATGTTTTGTGTTTGGAGACAGGCTTGTTCGGAAAAGCGTTTATGCGCGCCCCGTCGGGCCTTGCGTCCTCGAATATACATACAGTATAGTTCTCGGTCAGCAAAACCCGCCGGCGCATCGCATCTCCATCTTTTCACTCCAAGCCTGTCTCCACTCCACCCGCGGCCCTCGGCTACGCTGCCGAGTCCGCGGATACTGAGTCTGAATATACGTTGACTATCCGCAGCGCATAGCGCAGCTTCTGGTTCCGGCATCTACA includes the following:
- a CDS encoding IS1 family transposase translates to MNKLSTEKQEMVIKGLVEGASIRSIERMTGVHRDTIMRLMVKVGKNCERIMNESMRSLKCENIQVDEIWCFVGKKQRHLTIEDNEQEVGDQWVFVALDSDSKLIPSYRVGKRSYQNTLAFLNDLSERLDNRVQLSSDSFKAYTDAVDQSFGSNVDYGQIVKSYEAEPIGAGRYSPPHVVSAERMVISGNPWVRNISTSHVERQNLTMRMQMRRFTRLTNAFSKKLENLKAAVALHFAHYNFVRVHASLRMTPAMKAGITDHIWEVGELLI
- a CDS encoding DUF3800 domain-containing protein — translated: MKIYIDESGDLGWKFDLPFRHGGSSRNLALTLLFLPDIRDNKPRKIIAGLYSKYGWVKEKKASTASALQRIEFCELAIALLHKYPDIKIDVIIANKTNVQSHIREDGNKLYNYMCGLVVPDYVEQEPIVEWIPDKRSIKVTSGNSLADYLQIKLWFDCAYKTKIIDNPRESHIDYNLQFVDWISHCVWLHFEHSVSDPFDILQSHIRIRRLFF
- a CDS encoding BrnA antitoxin family protein, yielding MKPIQKIPQFKTEDEERKFWLSHDSTEYVDWKKTKKVTLANLKPSVKTISLRLPESMLEELKVLANKRDVPYQSLVKVFLSDRIDQELTGKRAHSKSLQRIGHKPASR
- a CDS encoding DUF1330 domain-containing protein: MSVYMIIDSKIKDRDVYAQYIEQVAPIVAKYGGRYHVRGENVRALGTWKPERIIILEFPTEDHIMKWLASPEYKAIAPLREAGADTQAILVDGYPDQ
- the der gene encoding ribosome biogenesis GTPase Der; protein product: MKRIVSIVGRPNVGKSTLFNRILGYKKAITEDTPGVTRDRNYSEFDYLRQAFVLIDTGGFEPSKEDGFSPLIELQIHKSIDESDMIIFVLDGKEGMLPEDRDVAKILRKSQKPVFYAINKVDSKKREQDLIDFYELGVEKFYPMSAQHGIGIDEMLEDMVKTARDQGETAGVEHEASEATLKIALVGKPNTGKSSITNRLLGADRMIVSVVPGTTRDAIDSQITFKERELLLIDTAGLRKKSKISMKVEEFSVSSAIKSIERADVVNLVIDAEEGPGHQDGSITNLIVSRGKGLCIIVNKWDLVAGAAKENEYKSMLQQRMPHASFAPVIFTSAKTGKNIDRILDADIKVYEQLTRKITTPLLNKAFEEFFARLAISFQQGKQVKVFYVSQAKTAPPTFILFSNFPKLIPEHYKRYLENSLREKFGFAGSPIRLVFKKK
- a CDS encoding MFS transporter, whose amino-acid sequence is MKKFDLKVLLILSLGHLVVDIYQGALPTILPFLKERLAISYAAAGIILMMANLTSSVLQPIFGYYSDRKTKAILLPVGLFCAGFGFSLLSLPIHYTFLLLFVALSGLGIASYHPEGYKTASFFTGEKPATGMSIFSVGGNIGFSLGPILAVCIITYLGFSWMPVIILPSLACTIIILAYRKAISIPVEEHAKVQASAHRAEPGTYLSLSLIIATVVVRSWTQMGLAAYIPFYYISHLKGDALFAGKLVSTYLICGAAGTLIGAPLADKWGHKFFLVISMALATITLPLIFVPFIERSYLIFVALGLQGMVLISTFSVTVVMAQKLLPHRLGIASGLMVGFAIGAGGIGVTLLGLVADRYGVPVALKSITVLPFIGFLLSLFLKYKE
- a CDS encoding CoA pyrophosphatase produces the protein MHQAKVVECPRTILAGVVIPIYEYDNEVFFLLTKRTETVRFHKGEVSFPGGMYEENDLNTMKTALRECCEEIGVKRHDVEIIGRLDDVYTLTGFVIAPYVGIIPYPYEFHPNRQEVDYIINLPYTYLKQAKPEYEMAGYNGVSESVAAIRFNGDRIWGATYRILSQFKRIVENEEV